The DNA region TTAACCATTCCGTCATGCTGAATTTATTTCAGCACCTTTCATACTTAGTGAATCAAGTTACCATTGACGTTTCGTCATTGCGAGATCGATTTTTCATCGATTGAAGCAATCTCATTAGCCACTTAAAATCAATATGAATCACGTTTTTAAAGCGGTCGTCATTGTCCCAAAGAACTACTTTGTAGCGAAGCACGAGGCAATCTATTTTTTAAAAAAAATTAAAGCTCAGGATGACGACCGGTCATGTCAAATAGCAAATATAATCTCCATTAAGCGCCTTTATTAACAAACCTCAGGTTATATAACAACCACAGCTTTTTTTTTGCTAACCCGCTCCTATTCATCCTAATAACCTGGGTTTTGCTCCAGTTTAGCGCCATTGTTACGCTCAATTTCGCTGGCTGGTATTGGCCACAAGTTGTAGGTTGGCAACACATCTGAGTAATATGGGTTGAACCTTTTAACTCTATCGAACAATAAGCCAAGGCGCATTAACGTAACCCTTCTCTTTTCCTCAGATCCCAGTTCTCTTAAGCGCTCATCCAAAATATAATCAATATTTACATCGGCAGGCAAAACATCCTTAGCATTCGAGCGACGGCGCACCACATTAATATCATTGGCGGCATTGGTTGTTTGAGCCAGCCCCAAATAGGCTTCCGCTCTTAAAAGATAGGTTTCTGCCAACCTGAACATGTATTGATCGGCATAATTGCCTCCGGCGCTGGCTTTAAGCAACAAAGTAGCCTTATCTTCAAACATTCCATCAGGATGGTCGCCCGGTGTGGTAACCTTCGATTGAAACGCATAAAGGAAGCGGCTTGGCACCGTTACCCCTGCAGGCGGCGTAATTGTTGAAACAACTTGTCCGAAACGCGGGTGTAAAGGATTAGTCACTTTAAATTCCCGAACGAAATTAAAGGGCGCATTACGCAAGTCGTTGTTAAAGTTACCTGCCCAAATCCCGTCCGAAAAATGTTTCGTAGATACTGCCCATCCAATTCCCCTACCGCCACTATAATCACTTAGCGGGTACCTGAAAGGTAGCACCGTGCTGCCCGGCAACCTGAACCCCGATAATTGTGGCCCAAAGGCCCGCTCGCTCTGATAAGATCCCGAAATGCTCGTAGATAGCGTTCCACCACCAGGCACATCAGTTTCGAACTGAATTACCCAAAGTCCCTCTTTGTTAATTCCATTTTTGCGATTTTGATTCCCTTTCTGAAACAAATCCCAGTAAACATTTTTAGTGGCATCAGAAGCTTTAACACCAAATCTGGCGGTCATTAAACCTACATTTGGATTACTAATTACCTTAGTTGCTGCATCTACCGCGTTTTGGAACTGGCCTGCAGCAAGATAAACTTCCGACAGCAAGTGGTAGGCTGCAAGGTTGTTAATTTGCCCATCTTGCACAGCAGTTATTGCAGGTAAATTTTCTGCCGAAAATTTGACATCATTAATCACTTGCTCCAATACCTCTGCTTTTGAGGCTCTAACGTAATCGGCTTTTGGAGAGGTAACTTCCGCTAAATTGAGCGGTACACCGCCGTACATATACACCAACGTTCGGTAAGCAAAAGCCCTGAAAAACTTGGCCTGTGCCTCTACCAATGTTTTTTCTGCCGCCGACAATTGAGAATCCTGAATACGATCGATGATGGTATTGGCTTCAGAAACGATTTTGTACAAAGAGCTCCAGTGATTTAACGGGATTCCGATACTGCCAGCCGCAGCATATGCAGAAATCATGGGCGTATGACGCTGTACTCCAGGGTTACCATCGAAAACAAAATCGGTGCCGAATATATAATCAAAGGGCCTTGATTCCGAGCTGCTGTAAAACTCGAAACGCGTTTGATTATATAGGTTGTTAACAGAACTTTCGAAATCTTTTGCTGTTACAAACGCGTTCGAGGTACTTAAGAAATCGACCGGTTCTTCATCCAGGAAAGTTTTCTTGCAAGACGTTGATAAAATAACAGTTAGATATAGTAAAACAGTTGTAATCTTTTTCATCTCTAATTTTTTAAAATGTAACATTTAATCCCAAGGAATAACCTTTCAATACCGGCCTGCCGCCCGTGGTCAATCCCTCATTCGTTTCCGGGTCCCAGCCTTCCCAATTTGTCCAGGTAGCCAGGTTTCTGCCGCTAACGAAAATATTAACGCTTTGTAAATTAATTTTCTCGATCACTTTTGCTGGAACTTTGTACGATAGCGACACATCTTGCAGGCGTATAAAGCTTCTGTGTTGATAAAGTGCCGGCTGTATCGTAGCTGCCAAAATAGACCTTGGGTACCTGCCATCCGGGTTGTTAGGGGTCCAAAAATCAATGCCGCTCAAATGGTTATTTCTAATTTGGTTATCATCCCTGATCATCCTCGGCGTGTTACCGGCGATGTAAGAATTTTTGCCTCCCTGTACTGAGTTTAAGAAAACACTTAATGTAAAGTTTTTGTACTGAAAATTATTAAGTAAACTAACCCTGAACGAAGGTGCACCTGAGCCTAAAATAGTCCTGTCGTTTGCATTAATTAAACCATCGCCATTCTGATCTACAATCCTTAATGTGCCCGGTGAATAACCACTCGGTATTTGTTCTCCGATTTGCCAGATTCCGTTAGTTTGATAATCATATATTACTGCCAACGGCTGCCCGATAAATAATCCGCTTTGCGGCAGGTCGTCTTCAACACCATCTCCATCACGATCGCCCAATAATTTCACCAGTTCGTTCTTGTTGCGTGAGAAATTTAGCGTCGTATTCCACTGAAAACCGCCCGAATTGATGTTTTTTGAATTGATAGACAGTTCATAACCGCTATTATCGAGCTGACCAACGTTTGATTGTATCACATTAAAACCTGTAACCGTAGGTAATGCCACTTCGTAAAGTAAATCTGTGGTTCGGGTATTGTAATACTCAATTGTACCCGAAATGCGGTTCTTTAACAAAGTAAAATCAAGCCCTATGTTGAGCCCCGTAGTCCGCTCCCACCTTAAATTGGGATTTGGCAATGAGCCCACTTCCTGGCCAAACTGCGTACCACCACCATCTCCATAAACGTAAGCTGCATTTGTATTCACCCGAGCCAGTGAAGTATACCTCGGGGTTTGGTTTCCTACCGTACCATACCCTGCTCTCAACTTTAACTGATCAACCCAACTGGCCTTAAAAAACGATTCCTTTGAAATGTCCCAGCCTACAGAAACCGACGGAAAAACCGCTGCTTTATAGTTTTTTGCAAAACCCGAAAAGCCATCTCGCCTCACCGTAGCCGTCAATAAATACCGTCCACCATCAAAGCCATAATTTAAACGAGCCATCTGGTAATTCAGAGATTCGCTAAAGCCGTTTGATATGGCAAATCGATTATTTCCCTGGGCAAGATCATTGTACCCCAAAGTTTGTCGCGAAAACCCGTTTGAGTAAGCACGCGTATATTCCTGTCGGCGCTCTACAGCACCATAAAGTAACGTACCCGTTATATTGTGTTTGCCGAAGGTTTTGTTATAGGTAAGTACATTATCTAATGTATAATCGTAATAATTTGTACTTTCTTTTGAAGCCTGTCCCGTTAAATTAGCATCGTAGCTATTCGAAACATAATTTAATATTTGGCGGTAATTGTTGCCAAAGTTCAACTTATAGCTCAACCCTTTTATCGGTAAAAGCACGTTGGCATAAACGTTTGCGAAAAAATAATTTTTACGGTCATAATCATCCGTTTCATACGATAAAAATGGATTGACAATGTTGGTAGCAAAAGGGTTAATAGATAAGTTCCCATTTTCGTCGCGTGGTAGAATCAAAGGCGAAAGGATTCTTAACGTACCAATTGTGGGTTCAACCCCGTCTTCATTAACAAATGTACCGAACGACTGCAAACCCACAGTCAACCAGTCCGTCGCCTTAGTTTCAAGGTTAGCCCGCAAGCTTTTCCTTCTAAAGATATCGTTTACAATAAAGCCTGTGTTACGCGTAAGGCTAGCCGAAAGCAGGTAGTTTATTTTTTCACTGCCGCCAGAAAAGCTAATCTGGTTATCGAGCACATAGCCATTTTGCGAAGCCTCATCATACCAACTAAAATCATTTGGTAAAAGGTTTCCCTGCGGATCTTTCATCGACCGATCGACAACGCTCGACAGATCGAATGCCGGATTGGGCTCCGTGTAGGTTGGCGCCAAAAAAGCCTGGTCATAATATAAGTATCTGATCTTATCCAGATATTCCTCCCGCCCCATTGGTCTCGTATCAATATTCGGATTTTGGGTAGCATACTGAGAAGAAAATGTTATTCGGGTTCTCCCTGCTACCCCTTTTCTGCTGGTCACCAATAATACCCCGTTTGCTGCCTGAGCGCCATACACCGCTGTCGCACTGGCATCCTTTAATATATCAATAGAAGCAATATCGTCAGGATTGATTGAAGTTAACGAGCCATTATATTGCACTCCATCAAGAATTACCAGTACATTTTGATTTCCGGCAATGGTATTCGCACCCCTGATGCTAATTGATGGCGTGGCGCCGGCCCTGTTAACCTGCCCAACGTTTAAACCCGGCACAGTTCCTTGCAGTAGATTAGCAACATTGGTTACAGGGGCATTTCTGAAATCTTCGAGATTTGCTCGCACAACCGACCCCGTAACGTCTGCTTTCTTCTGTGTACCAAAACCAACAACCACAACTTCATCCAGTTTATTGTCGCTGGGCACGAGTGTAACATTGATTACGCCAGCAGCTGACACAAGTTTCTCTTGCGGTACAAACCCCAGATAACTAAATACCAGTGTAGTTTGTGCATCAGGCACCACAATTCGATAGTTACCCTGGTTATCCGTAACCACCGCATTAGAAGTTCCTTTTATTTTAACAGATACCCCTGGCAATGGCAATCCTGTTCCCTCCTCTACAACTTTCCCGGTTATTGCGATGTCTATTACTTTAAAGGCATAGTTTTTATGCAGCGCAAAGTGATCTCCATTTACGCTCGCGGCACATATTCCATAGCAACCGGTAGCAATAATTACCTGCACCAGTGTTCTGGCCATTGTGTTTATACATGTGGCTTTTAAATTCATATTTAATTTGGTTATAGTTTATAATCGGCTTGTAATAAACCAGTTGATACATTCACGAGGAAATTTTGCCTTTTTTGGTTTTTACCTTGCGGCATCAGTTTTGAAAGCTTCCTTTTTGCGGTACATCGCTACTAAAAGCGCTGGCGGTATGGTTATGGCTAAAATTTTTCGACAAGCGGTTCAGTTATAATCGAACAAAAAACGGGCAATAGATCGTACAATTGGTTCTTTTGGGTCTTTCATATTTGGTTAACTTTTCTGTATCATCCCAATCTATCCAAAGTAAAAGCATTGCGGCAGATGGCGCCGGGTAATACGCTCAATTTAATTCCTTACTTTAAGCTGTTTTCCTGAATTAACGCTGATCATATTACGTTTTCAGCAAATGATTAGATAGGGATGATGGTTTACTATTTGGTTATCTGATTTCAAAACTAGCTATTTTCCAATGAGCCATCAGGTCAAAAACTTGTCGAATCATCTCAAAATTATCTGTTTAACACCAGCACAGTCATCAACCTTCACAATAGAAACACGCCTGGCTGGCTATTTCTTTTTCACTATCGAGAGGTCGGCGATGTTATCATCATTATCAATCGCAGTAAGCGCAACCGAATACAATCCCTCGTGTATTTTTTTGAGCTGCACTTTTTCTCCATTACAAAACGCTTCATACGCATTTTTTTGGTCGAGGCAAATGAGAAGCGTTGATTTAAGTTTACTCGAACTACCAAAGAGCTTAAACTTCCCATTAAACTCATCATTAAACGCACTGAATTTTTCACTAATTGGCCAAACATCAAAACCATGTGTAACAGTACCCGCCTTATATAAAGCTTCGTACCAATTTAATACTGGAGATGACAATGCACCGAACTGGTGCCACCCGCCCCCATTACCGGTTTCAACGCTAAAGTTCTCCCAGCAATTATAGGTGTCTTCTGTTTCTCTTTTCCACACCTCTAAAGCGGTTTTTGCTATTTGGATGGCCTTGTCGGGCTCGTTCAAATCCAACATTGTTTTCCAAAAAAACCATTGATGCGGCATCCATACCCTGCCATTCCAATAGCCATCTTTATCGTAATAGGGAGCAGACTGATCGATAGCAGTTATGCCATGTACCGACCACAGTTCGCCCTTTGTAAAAAGATGATCAACAATCTTCCGGGTTTGATCTTCGTTGCAAATACCGGCAAGCAGGGGGCTACATCCATCTAAGCCCATATTAAAGTTTTTACCGCTTAAATGTCTCAATATTCCTAAAGCGTTTCCACTTTTGTCGTGTTGTACATAGCCGTAGTACCCCGAGGTTTCATCCCACGCCAGTTGCTGTAATGCCTTCGTGTACTTAATAATTTCTTCATCGTATTTTTTGATGTCTTCATTTCGCCCGAGCTGCCAGGCCGCCATCTTTAAAAATTTAGCAAACCTGATTTGGTGTGCAGTATTGATTGTTGGGGCAACAGTACTTTCCAATTTTTTCTGATGTACGTAAACCTGCGGACTATAATCGTCCCAACCGCCCGAATTGTAAAAGATATCCCAGGTTGCAATCAAATTAGATTTCAACTTTCGGGTAGGTGAACTTTCTGCCCCGCTTAAATAATTGTAATATCTCTTTAGCCTGGGGTAAAAGTATTTTAGGTACTCCAGATTCTGCGATTTATTCCAGATTTCGTTAAACAAATAAGCTTGTGTTGGCAACGGTGTGCCATGTTCTAAAAAAGCCGATTGCCTGGTAGAATCCATTGTATAGGCATTTAAACTTTCTAAAGCCCGCCCCAAATTTAATGCGGAGAAACCCAAACCTATAAAGCCCGAATCCCAGGTATAAAGCGAACTCCACCTTTTACCAGGCGTGGTATGCTTTATAAATTGATTTTGTGCAAACGACGGATAAATCAGGTTTGTTAGTGCAGTAGCCTTCATCAATTGTTGACTGAAACGATAAGTTTCGCCCGTTGGGTTGATATTACTTTCTTTCGATTTGACGCGCTGGCGATGATATATAGATTCGGCTTGAGGCCAACGTGTATTCAAATCATTCAGTTTTTCAGTCACCTCGTTTTCGTCCGTTCCGCAAACCAAATAGGCATATCCTGTTGCTGTTTCATGAGGCTTAACAATAATTGGAGCAGAAAAGATATTAAAGAACCAACCCTCATTGTTACCTTTTATTCTAACCGTT from Pedobacter endophyticus includes:
- a CDS encoding MGH1-like glycoside hydrolase domain-containing protein, translating into MNKIHLFLLTTGFLTAFALHSKAQPDPSIYTSWENGFTTSLKNTLDMALPPFGPYSDRYNGISHIPAKNNGFRFDVIVQPSFYMRNITPLANVKRESGYHPWESTPDLSFFSYRYQLEWKDRVYCDVSFNKVDDQTRLIRAEFVNNTENNRSLALNIFNTIVFPFEKRIRAILPQNAVWQKAADYKSFREKTYSWNYNLVYDGQLRGQVKDELAVSGNAIIAGANNTVIDYLRLINNGRLRKGTLLLRYKKLAEGNTTIQVNLNNELANTVDLGSEREFALAKIPLNKIPDGEVTLSLKFLNGSAVRLEGFTLINEEDAAKVTFTEDKLNYISKRIKAGLPNAIILKYDDINEYYGLIWSDLSAEKRELFDSNADKAIAVFNNLVRSGNKPSETVRIKGNNEGWFFNIFSAPIIVKPHETATGYAYLVCGTDENEVTEKLNDLNTRWPQAESIYHRQRVKSKESNINPTGETYRFSQQLMKATALTNLIYPSFAQNQFIKHTTPGKRWSSLYTWDSGFIGLGFSALNLGRALESLNAYTMDSTRQSAFLEHGTPLPTQAYLFNEIWNKSQNLEYLKYFYPRLKRYYNYLSGAESSPTRKLKSNLIATWDIFYNSGGWDDYSPQVYVHQKKLESTVAPTINTAHQIRFAKFLKMAAWQLGRNEDIKKYDEEIIKYTKALQQLAWDETSGYYGYVQHDKSGNALGILRHLSGKNFNMGLDGCSPLLAGICNEDQTRKIVDHLFTKGELWSVHGITAIDQSAPYYDKDGYWNGRVWMPHQWFFWKTMLDLNEPDKAIQIAKTALEVWKRETEDTYNCWENFSVETGNGGGWHQFGALSSPVLNWYEALYKAGTVTHGFDVWPISEKFSAFNDEFNGKFKLFGSSSKLKSTLLICLDQKNAYEAFCNGEKVQLKKIHEGLYSVALTAIDNDDNIADLSIVKKK
- a CDS encoding RagB/SusD family nutrient uptake outer membrane protein, which codes for MKKITTVLLYLTVILSTSCKKTFLDEEPVDFLSTSNAFVTAKDFESSVNNLYNQTRFEFYSSSESRPFDYIFGTDFVFDGNPGVQRHTPMISAYAAAGSIGIPLNHWSSLYKIVSEANTIIDRIQDSQLSAAEKTLVEAQAKFFRAFAYRTLVYMYGGVPLNLAEVTSPKADYVRASKAEVLEQVINDVKFSAENLPAITAVQDGQINNLAAYHLLSEVYLAAGQFQNAVDAATKVISNPNVGLMTARFGVKASDATKNVYWDLFQKGNQNRKNGINKEGLWVIQFETDVPGGGTLSTSISGSYQSERAFGPQLSGFRLPGSTVLPFRYPLSDYSGGRGIGWAVSTKHFSDGIWAGNFNNDLRNAPFNFVREFKVTNPLHPRFGQVVSTITPPAGVTVPSRFLYAFQSKVTTPGDHPDGMFEDKATLLLKASAGGNYADQYMFRLAETYLLRAEAYLGLAQTTNAANDINVVRRRSNAKDVLPADVNIDYILDERLRELGSEEKRRVTLMRLGLLFDRVKRFNPYYSDVLPTYNLWPIPASEIERNNGAKLEQNPGY
- a CDS encoding SusC/RagA family TonB-linked outer membrane protein — protein: MNLKATCINTMARTLVQVIIATGCYGICAASVNGDHFALHKNYAFKVIDIAITGKVVEEGTGLPLPGVSVKIKGTSNAVVTDNQGNYRIVVPDAQTTLVFSYLGFVPQEKLVSAAGVINVTLVPSDNKLDEVVVVGFGTQKKADVTGSVVRANLEDFRNAPVTNVANLLQGTVPGLNVGQVNRAGATPSISIRGANTIAGNQNVLVILDGVQYNGSLTSINPDDIASIDILKDASATAVYGAQAANGVLLVTSRKGVAGRTRITFSSQYATQNPNIDTRPMGREEYLDKIRYLYYDQAFLAPTYTEPNPAFDLSSVVDRSMKDPQGNLLPNDFSWYDEASQNGYVLDNQISFSGGSEKINYLLSASLTRNTGFIVNDIFRRKSLRANLETKATDWLTVGLQSFGTFVNEDGVEPTIGTLRILSPLILPRDENGNLSINPFATNIVNPFLSYETDDYDRKNYFFANVYANVLLPIKGLSYKLNFGNNYRQILNYVSNSYDANLTGQASKESTNYYDYTLDNVLTYNKTFGKHNITGTLLYGAVERRQEYTRAYSNGFSRQTLGYNDLAQGNNRFAISNGFSESLNYQMARLNYGFDGGRYLLTATVRRDGFSGFAKNYKAAVFPSVSVGWDISKESFFKASWVDQLKLRAGYGTVGNQTPRYTSLARVNTNAAYVYGDGGGTQFGQEVGSLPNPNLRWERTTGLNIGLDFTLLKNRISGTIEYYNTRTTDLLYEVALPTVTGFNVIQSNVGQLDNSGYELSINSKNINSGGFQWNTTLNFSRNKNELVKLLGDRDGDGVEDDLPQSGLFIGQPLAVIYDYQTNGIWQIGEQIPSGYSPGTLRIVDQNGDGLINANDRTILGSGAPSFRVSLLNNFQYKNFTLSVFLNSVQGGKNSYIAGNTPRMIRDDNQIRNNHLSGIDFWTPNNPDGRYPRSILAATIQPALYQHRSFIRLQDVSLSYKVPAKVIEKINLQSVNIFVSGRNLATWTNWEGWDPETNEGLTTGGRPVLKGYSLGLNVTF